In the genome of Deltaproteobacteria bacterium, one region contains:
- a CDS encoding nucleotide sugar dehydrogenase, with amino-acid sequence MSAKLESATDNLLAALSGRRAIAGIIGLGYVGLPLAATFAEAGFAVYGFDVDAAKIDELRAGRSYIHHLPAERIARLLTQSPPPAGRPGFYPTREMAALAECDAIILCVPTPLTENREPDLSFVVATAETVARHLRPQQLVVLESTTYPGTTDEVVRPILERNGLTAGTDFFLAYSPEREDPNNAQFSTRTIPKLVGGYSARCGQLAAALYGAVVERVVPVSSTRVAEAAKLLENIYRSVNIALVNELKVLFDRMHLDVWEVIDAAATKPFGFTPFYPGPGLGGHCIPVDPFYLTWKARQYELTTRFIELAGEVNCAMPAFVVAKVMDALNERSRSLRGARVLVLGVAYKRDLDDTRESPALKLIELLQDKGALVSYHDPYVPVLKRSRHYNFQLAAVALTAAELGGADVVLIATDHSCFDYQFIVDSSALVVDTRNATRALSRGRDKIVRA; translated from the coding sequence ATGAGCGCCAAGCTTGAGTCAGCCACGGACAATTTGTTGGCGGCGTTGAGCGGCCGGCGCGCGATCGCCGGCATCATCGGCCTGGGCTATGTCGGGCTGCCGCTGGCGGCCACTTTCGCTGAAGCCGGCTTTGCGGTCTACGGTTTTGATGTCGATGCGGCCAAGATCGACGAACTGCGCGCGGGCCGCAGCTACATCCATCATCTGCCGGCCGAACGGATTGCCCGGCTGCTCACCCAGTCGCCGCCGCCGGCCGGCCGGCCGGGCTTCTATCCCACGCGCGAGATGGCGGCGCTGGCCGAGTGCGACGCCATCATTCTCTGTGTGCCCACGCCGCTGACCGAAAACCGCGAGCCGGACCTCTCCTTCGTGGTCGCAACGGCCGAAACCGTGGCGCGGCACTTGCGCCCACAGCAGCTGGTGGTGCTCGAAAGCACCACCTATCCCGGAACCACCGATGAAGTGGTGCGGCCGATCCTCGAGCGTAACGGCTTGACCGCCGGCACGGATTTCTTTCTGGCATATTCCCCCGAGCGTGAAGACCCCAACAATGCGCAGTTCTCGACCCGCACCATTCCCAAACTGGTGGGTGGCTACAGCGCGCGCTGCGGCCAACTGGCGGCGGCGCTCTATGGCGCCGTGGTCGAGCGGGTGGTGCCGGTGTCGTCGACGCGGGTGGCCGAAGCCGCCAAGCTGCTGGAGAACATCTACCGCAGCGTCAACATCGCGCTGGTCAACGAACTCAAGGTGCTCTTCGATCGCATGCACCTCGACGTTTGGGAAGTAATCGATGCGGCGGCGACCAAGCCGTTCGGCTTCACCCCATTCTACCCCGGCCCCGGCCTGGGCGGCCACTGCATTCCGGTGGATCCCTTCTACCTCACCTGGAAGGCGCGCCAGTACGAGCTGACGACGCGCTTCATCGAGCTGGCGGGCGAGGTCAACTGCGCCATGCCGGCATTCGTGGTCGCGAAGGTGATGGATGCGCTTAACGAGCGCAGCCGCAGTTTGCGCGGGGCGCGCGTGCTCGTGCTCGGGGTTGCCTACAAACGTGATCTCGACGATACCCGCGAGTCGCCCGCGCTCAAGCTGATCGAGCTGTTGCAGGACAAGGGCGCACTCGTCAGCTATCACGACCCCTACGTGCCGGTGCTCAAGCGCTCGCGCCACTACAACTTCCAGTTGGCCGCGGTGGCGCTGACGGCGGCGGAACTGGGCGGTGCGGATGTGGTGCTGATCGCAACCGATCACAGCTGCTTCGACTATCAGTTCATCGTGGATTCGAGCGCACTGGTGGTGGATACCCGCAACGCGACGCGGGCGCTCAGCCGCGGGCGCGATAAGATCGTGCGAGCTTAG
- a CDS encoding polysaccharide biosynthesis tyrosine autokinase: MSDTAALNQLSPYRIFPNELPPLGMSAGTQDAEAHLRDYWRVVLKHRWVIALFTLVVVTTTAFITFTTERSYTAETTIQIEKQTPRVVKIEEVTQPDVFGPEKYDYYQTQFRILESRTLAAGVIRDLALENDPRFLGSSQPGLLRRTVGALRGLLGSGRAVEPESLELGVDPRLIDLYLELIEIEPVKNSRLVRIRYSTHDPALSAQIANAHATAYIQQGMENRYRTTGEAQQFLENKLTELKQKVETTEAALNRYRKQHHIISLDARENIVVDRLGDLNKRLTQAQADRIQFESQYQLIQARNYEALPAVISSPLIQRLKQSVADLEAKYAQMGQKFKPAYPAMVQLKSEVDSARARIESEIRKVVGGIESNYLAAKTRQDELYAQLEAQKNTAMDLKENSVEYNMLKRDVDTSHALYESTLARMKETTVADSLRVSNVTVVDKAETPLYPSRPKRTLNLLLSLIAGLTFGTALAFGFEYFDNTLKTPEEVERFVRLPALGVVPSYAGGAVAGEPAGAALPALPRELVTFHHGRSVVAEAYRTIRTAIMLSRADNPPQLVLVTSGQAGEGKTVTAVNTAITLAQSGARVLVVDADMRRPRCHRVLGTENGHGLSTVLTGQSELDEAIRETGISRLFFMASGPLPPNPAELVGSRKMRELLAQLREKFDYVLIDSPPVLPVTDAVLLSTMADGVVLVTRGQHTPKEVVRQARDRLDYARARILGVVLNNVNVNSGDYYYHNRYTYSYYGSQDGGADERQA, from the coding sequence ATGAGCGATACCGCCGCGCTGAACCAACTTTCGCCCTATCGTATCTTCCCCAACGAGCTGCCGCCGCTGGGGATGAGCGCCGGTACCCAGGATGCCGAGGCCCACCTGCGTGACTACTGGCGGGTGGTGCTCAAGCACCGGTGGGTGATCGCCCTGTTCACCCTCGTGGTGGTTACGACCACCGCCTTCATTACTTTCACCACCGAGCGCAGCTACACCGCCGAGACCACCATCCAGATCGAGAAGCAGACGCCGCGAGTGGTGAAGATTGAGGAGGTGACGCAGCCCGACGTCTTCGGTCCGGAGAAGTACGACTATTACCAGACCCAGTTCCGCATCCTGGAGAGCCGCACTCTGGCAGCGGGCGTGATTCGTGACCTGGCGCTGGAAAACGATCCGCGCTTTCTCGGCAGCAGCCAGCCTGGCCTGCTGCGCCGCACGGTCGGGGCGCTGCGCGGGCTGCTCGGCTCCGGCCGGGCCGTCGAACCCGAAAGCCTCGAACTCGGTGTCGATCCGCGCTTGATCGACCTTTATCTCGAGCTGATCGAGATCGAGCCCGTGAAGAACTCACGGCTGGTGCGCATTCGCTACAGCACCCACGATCCGGCCCTGTCGGCACAGATCGCCAATGCCCATGCCACGGCCTACATCCAGCAAGGTATGGAGAACCGCTACCGTACCACCGGCGAGGCGCAACAGTTTCTCGAAAACAAGCTCACCGAGCTGAAGCAGAAGGTCGAAACCACCGAGGCGGCGCTCAATCGCTACCGCAAACAACACCACATCATCTCTCTCGACGCGCGCGAGAACATCGTTGTCGATCGCCTCGGTGATCTCAACAAGCGCCTGACCCAAGCCCAGGCCGACCGCATTCAGTTCGAGTCGCAATACCAACTGATCCAGGCGCGCAACTACGAGGCCTTGCCGGCGGTCATCAGCAGCCCGCTGATCCAGCGGCTGAAACAAAGCGTGGCGGACCTCGAGGCCAAGTACGCGCAGATGGGCCAGAAGTTCAAGCCCGCTTATCCCGCCATGGTGCAGCTCAAGAGCGAGGTGGATTCGGCGCGCGCGCGCATCGAATCGGAAATCCGCAAGGTGGTCGGCGGCATCGAGTCGAACTACCTCGCGGCCAAAACGCGCCAGGATGAATTGTACGCGCAGCTCGAAGCCCAGAAGAACACCGCCATGGACCTCAAGGAGAATTCGGTCGAGTACAACATGCTCAAGCGCGACGTCGACACCAGCCATGCGCTATACGAGAGCACCCTGGCCCGGATGAAGGAGACCACGGTCGCCGACAGCCTACGGGTGTCCAACGTTACGGTGGTGGACAAGGCCGAGACGCCGCTGTATCCGTCGCGCCCCAAGCGCACGCTGAACTTGTTGTTGAGCTTGATCGCGGGCCTGACGTTCGGTACGGCGCTGGCGTTCGGCTTCGAGTACTTCGACAACACGCTCAAGACGCCGGAGGAGGTCGAGCGCTTCGTGCGCCTGCCGGCGCTCGGGGTGGTGCCGAGCTATGCCGGCGGCGCCGTCGCCGGTGAGCCCGCGGGCGCCGCCCTGCCGGCATTGCCGCGCGAGTTGGTGACGTTCCACCACGGCCGCTCGGTGGTCGCCGAGGCCTATCGGACGATTCGGACCGCGATCATGCTCTCGCGCGCCGACAACCCCCCGCAGTTGGTGCTGGTGACCAGCGGCCAGGCGGGGGAGGGCAAGACGGTGACCGCCGTCAACACCGCGATCACGCTGGCGCAGTCGGGTGCGCGTGTGCTGGTGGTCGATGCCGACATGCGCCGCCCGCGCTGCCATCGCGTCCTCGGGACGGAAAACGGCCACGGCCTGAGCACCGTGCTCACCGGCCAGAGCGAGCTGGATGAGGCGATCCGTGAAACCGGGATCAGCCGCTTATTCTTCATGGCCAGCGGTCCGCTGCCGCCCAATCCGGCCGAGCTGGTGGGCTCGCGCAAGATGCGCGAGCTGTTGGCGCAGCTACGCGAGAAGTTCGATTACGTCCTCATAGATTCACCGCCGGTGCTGCCGGTCACTGATGCGGTGTTGCTCTCGACCATGGCTGACGGTGTGGTGCTGGTGACGCGCGGGCAGCACACGCCGAAGGAGGTGGTGCGCCAGGCGCGCGACCGGCTCGATTATGCGCGCGCGCGCATCCTCGGGGTGGTCTTGAACAACGTCAACGTCAACAGCGGCGATTACTACTATCACAACCGGTATACGTACTCGTATTACGGCAGCCAGGACGGAGGCGCTGATGAGCGCCAAGCTTGA
- a CDS encoding polysaccharide biosynthesis/export family protein: protein MTATVLAGCPPPQQRWMAGMSSPTVITPADEDVRASRQRLEDLRQQREAAGLGRDYRIGAGDLIEVSVFDIEDLDRTVRVSGAGFITLALIGTLKAEGLTERELEAEIAKRLEDRYLNNPQVNVFVQDYASQRVAVIGAVLRPGQYSLTKDKNTVLDMISEAGGLARDAGSRIYLLPGERTDHTKLAMLDGSNNPGVSDAGMIKDTVAASSDPIVVDVRDMLDASTRSALTLPARAGDVIVVPEGGQFLVDGWVEKPGAYALSRGVTVLGAITAAGGPLYPAATSSIQVVRTRRTGVRMVLSADVPGIIEGKGQDIPLEAGDIIYVPASAAKLPLYAVYSFVTNVFRIAGTIPVL from the coding sequence TTGACGGCGACAGTACTGGCGGGCTGCCCGCCGCCGCAGCAACGCTGGATGGCGGGGATGAGCTCGCCCACCGTCATCACGCCCGCCGATGAGGATGTGCGCGCCAGCCGCCAGCGGCTGGAAGATCTGCGCCAGCAGCGCGAGGCCGCCGGCTTGGGTCGGGACTATCGCATCGGCGCTGGCGACCTCATCGAGGTGAGCGTCTTCGATATCGAGGACCTCGACCGTACGGTACGGGTCTCGGGCGCCGGTTTCATTACCTTGGCGCTGATTGGAACCTTGAAGGCCGAAGGACTCACCGAGCGTGAACTCGAAGCCGAAATCGCCAAGCGCCTCGAAGATCGTTACCTCAATAACCCACAAGTGAACGTTTTTGTTCAGGACTATGCCAGCCAACGAGTGGCCGTGATCGGCGCCGTGCTGCGGCCGGGGCAATATAGCCTCACCAAGGACAAGAACACGGTGCTCGATATGATCTCCGAGGCGGGCGGGCTGGCGCGCGATGCCGGCAGCCGAATCTACCTGCTACCGGGCGAACGCACCGACCACACTAAGCTGGCGATGCTGGATGGCTCGAACAACCCCGGGGTCTCGGATGCCGGGATGATCAAGGACACGGTTGCCGCCAGCTCCGATCCCATTGTGGTGGACGTGCGCGACATGCTCGATGCCAGCACGCGCAGCGCGCTGACATTACCGGCGCGTGCCGGCGATGTGATCGTGGTGCCCGAAGGCGGCCAGTTTTTGGTCGATGGCTGGGTGGAGAAGCCCGGCGCCTATGCGCTGTCGCGGGGGGTGACCGTGCTGGGGGCGATTACCGCTGCTGGCGGCCCACTCTACCCGGCCGCCACCAGCAGCATCCAGGTCGTGCGCACCCGGCGCACCGGTGTGCGCATGGTGCTGAGCGCCGATGTGCCCGGCATCATCGAAGGCAAGGGGCAGGACATTCCCCTCGAGGCGGGTGACATCATCTACGTGCCCGCGTCGGCCGCCAAGCTGCCGCTGTACGCGGTCTACAGCTTCGTCACCAACGTCTTTCGAATCGCAGGCACCATTCCAGTACTATGA
- a CDS encoding carboxypeptidase regulatory-like domain-containing protein: MRLISRRKGLAARAIAVSLACALVGAPALAASKAALGGKIVSAAGTPVRGAKVLVLRPGSDSVLFSATSGENGLYVIDGLKAGTYHVRVEPGVPELRGDTVKAEITDKGLVVNWRLSAEKPVALAIPGQVGGAESELCSPVQIGEYDVNRCYLVGGVALVGLGAGLAAGLSGGGDGEGGGSPTPTGSAAPPTATVTGTRPTTIVPSNTPTPETPSVVPTNTATPRPTTAAPTDTATPETPSPTTVAPTDTPTPETPTEAPTDTPTPETPTEAPTDTPTPETPTVAPTDTPSEEPTPTPTEESPDR, translated from the coding sequence ATGAGACTAATTAGTCGGCGGAAGGGACTGGCGGCGCGGGCAATTGCGGTTTCGCTGGCGTGCGCCTTGGTCGGCGCTCCGGCGCTGGCGGCCAGCAAAGCGGCGCTTGGCGGTAAGATCGTTAGCGCTGCCGGCACGCCAGTTCGCGGAGCCAAGGTGCTGGTGCTGCGGCCCGGATCTGATTCGGTGCTGTTCTCGGCTACCAGCGGCGAAAACGGCCTCTATGTCATCGACGGCCTGAAGGCGGGTACCTACCACGTCCGCGTTGAACCGGGCGTGCCCGAACTGCGCGGCGATACCGTGAAGGCCGAGATCACCGACAAGGGACTGGTGGTCAACTGGCGACTATCGGCCGAAAAGCCGGTAGCGCTGGCTATCCCCGGACAGGTCGGGGGCGCCGAAAGCGAGCTGTGCTCGCCGGTGCAGATCGGCGAATACGATGTGAATCGTTGCTACCTGGTCGGCGGCGTTGCACTGGTCGGGCTTGGCGCCGGCCTCGCTGCCGGTCTGAGCGGCGGTGGCGATGGGGAAGGGGGGGGCTCGCCCACTCCGACTGGCTCAGCTGCGCCACCGACGGCGACAGTGACAGGGACCCGCCCGACCACAATAGTGCCGTCCAATACGCCGACGCCGGAGACGCCGAGCGTGGTACCTACGAATACTGCGACGCCGAGGCCGACCACTGCGGCGCCCACAGATACGGCGACGCCGGAGACGCCATCGCCGACTACCGTGGCGCCGACCGATACGCCGACACCGGAAACCCCGACCGAGGCGCCGACTGACACGCCCACCCCAGAGACCCCGACCGAGGCACCGACGGACACTCCGACGCCAGAGACCCCGACTGTGGCGCCGACGGACACTCCGTCCGAAGAGCCGACGCCGACGCCGACGGAGGAGAGCCCGGATCGCTAA